A single genomic interval of Streptomyces sp. 1222.5 harbors:
- a CDS encoding DUF397 domain-containing protein yields the protein MSTTELVWFKSSYSGTQGDNCIEVAVTEQAVHLRDSKDVTLPHFSVGHEEWSRFVGFAAGS from the coding sequence ATGAGCACGACGGAACTGGTTTGGTTCAAGTCCAGTTACAGCGGCACCCAGGGCGACAACTGCATCGAGGTCGCCGTCACTGAGCAGGCCGTGCACCTGCGCGACTCCAAGGACGTGACGCTTCCTCATTTCTCCGTCGGGCATGAGGAGTGGTCGCGGTTCGTGGGGTTCGCCGCGGGCTCCTGA